Proteins encoded together in one Phalacrocorax aristotelis chromosome 7, bGulAri2.1, whole genome shotgun sequence window:
- the TRPM2 gene encoding transient receptor potential cation channel subfamily M member 2 isoform X2: protein MATRGRRTKVLPSELNKVCPERGDNPATHPRKMSDFEVVPNLQQSSSSVSKSRRKAHFPAGSNEKENLISWIPENIRKKECTYFVESSQTSDSGRIVCECGYLREQHLEDAAKPPIFLGKEWDPSRHIQEMPTDAFGDIHFTGLGQKMGKYVRVSSDTPPRVIYHLMTQHWGLDAPNLLISVTGGAKNFIMKPRLKNIFRQGLVKVAQTTGAWIITGGSHAGVMKQVGEAVRDFILSCSHKEGEIVTIGIATWGTVYNRESLICPMGGFPAEYILDEENQGSLSCLDSNHSHFILVDDGTHGRYGVEIPLRTRLEKYISEQTKVKGGVTIKIPIVCVVLEGGPGTLDTIYNAITNGTPCVIVEGSGRVADVIAQVASLPVPKITIALIQKKLSMFFHDTYELFTEGKLVEWTKKIQDIVRSRQLLTIFREGKYGQQDVDVAILQALFKASRNQDHFGRENWDHQLKLAVAWNRVDIARSEIFTDDHEWKPTDLHPVMAAALISDKPEFVKLFLEQGVRLKEFVTWDTLVYLYNNMEPSCLFHSKLQKVLLEEREHTAGSKMTRIQLHHVSQVLRELLGCSTQPLYPKPKHTDRPRLSIPVPHMKLNVQGSSLRSLYKRSANRVTFTMDPVRDLLIWAVVQNRKELAEIIWAQSQDCMAAALACSKILKELAKEEEDTDTTDGMLALAEQYEHKAIGVFTDCYRKDEERAQKLLTRVSEAWGKTTCLQLALEAKNMNFVSHGGVQAFLTKVWWGKMCVDNGLWRVITCMLFFPILYTSLITFREKRLQPMGCLMRLRAFFTAPVVIFHMNILSYFTFLLLFAYVLMVDFQPLPSWREYLIYFWLFSLVCEETRQLLYDPDGFGVVKMASLYFKDFWNKLDICAILVFITGLTCRLIPSTLYPGRIILSLAFIIFCLRLMHIFTVSKTLGPKIIIVKRMMKDVFFFLFLLAVWVVSFGVAKQAILIHNEERVEWLFRGVVYHSYLTIFGQIPSYIDGVNFNIDQCTPNGTDPYKPKCPETNEDSKKPIFPEWLTVILLCLYLLFTNILLLNLLIAMFNYTFQQVQEHTDQIWKFQRHDLIEEYHGRPPAPPPFILLNHLQILVQRVLLRRPAMRNKQLKEKLEKNEEAALLSWEMYLKENYLQHQQCQEKQNIEQKIRDIAQRVDVLAELLDLDRVKRTGLVEQRLVSLEDQVHQSAQALRWIMQALQGNGFGSGEDVPPVGSSKALETKEADLEGKPEDSQPPYHVLARNLLYPGSHTLRFPVPDEKVPWEVDFPLYDPPTYSADHKDMAVQDPFSPSLEFLLKINYNTMDGLIDRQSFHGLYTVQDGLPLNPMGRTGLRGRGRLHCFGPNHALHPVVTRWRRNLDGSIIRKSLKKMLEVLVAQYPLSDVWALPGGSLEPGETLPLKLKWILRREFWPQFQNLLKQGTEIHKGYLDDPRNTDNAWVETVAVSVHFDNQNDVEMKRLNSFLQGCDPELCIRWQVLDKRIPLHANHKELLHKVSTLLSAYY, encoded by the exons ATGGCCACGCGTGGCCGGCGCACCAAGGTGCTCCCCTCCGAACTGAACAAGGTGTGCCCTGAGAGAGGAGACAACCCCGCCACACACCCTAGAAAGATGAGCGACTTTGAGGTGGTCCCCAACCTCCAGCAGAGCAGTAGCAGTGTCTCGAAGAGCAGACGGAAGGCACATTTCCCCGCTGGCAGCAATGAAAAG GAAAATCTCATCTCATGGATTCCTGAAAACATACGGAAGAAAGAGTGCACCTACTTTGTTGAAAGTTCCCAGACATCAGATTCTGG GAGAATTGTGTGCGAGTGTGGCTATCTCAGGGAGCAGCACCTGGAAGATGCTGCCAAACCTCCCATCTTCCTGGGGAAGGAATGGGACCCCAGCAGGCACATCCAGGAAATGCCAACAGATGCCTTTGGTGATATCCACTTCACCGGCCTGGGACAGAAGATGGGGAAG tATGTGCGCGTCTCCTCAGATACCCCTCCACGGGTCATTTACCACCTCATGACACAGCACTGGGGCCTCGATGCACCCAACCTGCTCATCTCTGTCACCGGGGGAGCCAAAAACTTCATCATGAAGCCAAGGCTGAAGAACATCTTCCGTCAAGGGCTAGTCAAAGTGGCTCAGACCACTG GGGCCTGGATCATCACAGGGGGGTCCCACGCTGGTGTGATGAAACAGGTGGGAGAGGCAGTGCGAGACTTCATCCTGAGCTGCAGTCACAAGGAGGGCGAGATTGTCACCATTGGCATAGCTACCTGGGGGACCGTGTACAACCGGGAGAGCCTCATCTGCCCCATG GGTGGCTTTCCAGCTGAGTACATACTGGATGAGGAGAACCAAGGTAGCCTGTCATGCCTGGACAGCAACCACTCTCACTTCATCCTGGTGGACGATGGGACCCATGGGAGGTATGGGGTGGAAATCCCCCTGAGGACCAGACTGGAGAAGTACATTTCGGAGCAGACCAAGGTGAAAGGAG GCGTCACCATCAAGATCCCCATTGTGTGCGTGGTGCTGGAAGGAGGTCCAGGGACGCTTGAT ACCATCTACAATGCCATCACCAACGGGACTCCCTGTGTGATTGTGGAAGGGTCTGGGCGTGTGGCCGATGTCATTGCACAGGTGGCcagcctgcctgtgcccaaGATAACTATTGCCTTGATCCAGAAGAAGCTGAGCATGTTCTTCCATGACACCTATGAGCTCTTCACTGAGGGCAAGCTGGTGGAGTGGACGAAGAAG ATCCAAGACATAGTGCGAAGCCGGCAGCTCCTGACCATTTTCAGAGAGGGCAAATATGGCCAGCAGGATGTGGATGTGGCCATCCTCCAAGCCCTGTTCAAAG CATCCCGAAACCAGGACCACTTTGGTCGTGAGAACTGGGACCACCAGCTGAAGTTAGCTGTGGCCTGGAACAGGGTGGACATTGCTCGGAGTGAGATCTTCACGGATGACCATGAGTGGAAG CCCACAGATCTCCACCCCGTGATGGCAGCTGCCCTGATCTCCGACAAGCCAGAGTTTGTGAAGCTGTTTCTGGAGCAGGGAGTGCGTCTCAAGGAGTTTGTCACCTGGGACACCCTGGTTTACCTCTACAACAACATGGAACCATCCTGCCTGTTCCACAGCAAGCTGCAGAAAGTCCTGCTGGAGGAGAGAGAGCACACAGCTGGCTCCAAAATGACAAGAATCCAACTGCACCATGTCTCCCAGGTGCTGCGAGAGCTCCTAGGCTGCTCCACACAGCCTCTCTACCCAAAGCCCAAGCACACAGACCGGCCCCGGCTCTCCATCCCTGTCCCGCACATGAAGCTGAAT GTTCAGGGGTCAAGTCTCCGGTCCCTCTACAAGCGCTCTGCCAACCGAGTCACCTTCACCATGGACCCAGTCCGTGACCTGCTTATCTGGGCTGTGGTCCAGAACCGAAAGGAGCTGGCAGAAATCATCTGGGCCCAG AGCCAGGATTGCATGGCAGCTGCGCTGGCCTGCAGCAAAATCCTGAAGGAGCTTgccaaggaggaggaagacactGACACCACCGATGGCATGCTGGCCCTGGCCGAGCAGTATGAGCACAAGGCAATTG GCGTGTTCACAGACTGCTACCGCAAGGATGAAGAGAGAGCCCAGAAGCTCCTCACTCGTGTCTCTGAGGCCTGGGGGAAGACAACCTGTCTACAGCTGGCATTGGAGGCCAAGAACATGAATTTTGTGTCCCATGGGGGTGTCCAG gCCTTTCTAACCAAAGTCTGGTGGGGGAAGATGTGCGTGGACAATGGACTTTGGCGGGTGATCACATGCATGCTGTTCTTCCCAATTCTGTACACCAGCCTCATTACCTTCAG GGAGAAGAGGCTGCAGCCCATGGGCTGCCTGATGCGCCTCCGAGCCTTCTTCACAGCACCTGTTGTCATCTTCCACATGAACATCCTCTCTTACTTcaccttccttctgctttttgccTACGTCCTGATGGTTGACTTCCAGCCATTGCCATCCTGGCGGGAGTACCTCATCTACTTCTGGCTCTTTTCCCTGGTGTGCGAGGAGACCCGCCAG CTCTTGTATGATCCAGATGGGTTTGGGGTTGTGAAAATGGCTTCCCTGTACTTCAAGGACTTCTGGAATAAGTTGGATATCTGCGCCATCCTAGTCTTTATCACAGGGCTGACTTGCAG GCTGATACCGTCAACTTTATATCCCGGGCGCATCATACTGTCACTGGCTTTTATAATTTTCTGCCTGCGTCTGATGCACATTTTCACAGTCAGTAAAACTCTGGGGCCCAAGATCATCATTGTGAAGCGCATG ATGAAAGAtgtcttcttcttcctcttcctgctaGCAGTGTGGGTGGTGTCCTTTGGGGTTGCCAAGCAGGCCATCCTGATCCACAATGAGGAACGTGTGGAGTGGCTTTTCCGTGGCGTGGTCTACCACTCCTACCTGACCATCTTCGGGCAGATTCCCTCCTACATTGATG GGGTTAACTTCAACATTGACCAGTGTACCCCTAATGGAACTGACCCCTACAAGCCCAAGTGTCCAGAGACAAATGAGGACAGCAAGAAACCCATCTTCCCAGAGTGGCTGACAGTCATCTTACTGTGCCTGTACCTGCTCTTCACCAACATCCTCCTCCTCAACCTCCTTATTGCCATGTTCAA CTATACCTTCCAGCAGGTCCAGGAGCACACGGACCAGATCTGGAAGTTCCAGCGGCACGATCTGATTGAGGAGTACCACGGCCGCCCTCCCGCACCTCCACCCTTCATCCTCCTCAATCACCTGCAGATCCTGGTCCAGCGAGTCTTGCTCCGCAGGCCTGCCATGCGCAACAAACAGCTCA aagagaagctggaaaagaatgaagaagCTGCCCTCCTCTCTTGGGAGATGTACCTGAAGGAGAACTACCTGCAGCaccagcaatgccaggagaagcAGAACATAGAGCAGAAAATACGAGATATTGCACAGAG AGTTGATGtactggcagagctgctggactTGGACCGGGTGAAGAGGACAGGGCTGGTGGAGCAGAGGCTGGTCTCTCTGGAAGACCAG GTGCATCAGAGTGCCCAGGCCCTGAGGTGGATAATGCAGGCGCTGCAGGGCAATGGCTTCGGCTCAGGGGAGGATGTGCCACCTGTGG GCTCCAGCAAAGCCTTGGAGACGAAGGAGGCTGACCTGGAGGGGAAACCTGAAGATAGCCAGCCCCCATATCATGTGCTTGCCCGAAACCTTCTGTACCCAGGGTCTCACACCCTCCGCTTCCCTGTGCCAGATGAGAAGGTGCCCTGGGAG gtgGACTTCCCACTCTACGACCCTCCCACCTACTCAGCTGACCACAAGGACATGGCTGTGCAGGACCCGTTCAGCCC ctccttGGAGTTTCTCCTGAAGATCAACTACAACACCATGGATGGGCTGATTGACCGGCAGAGCTTCCATGGCCTCTACACTGTGCAGGATGGGCTGCCACT GAACCCCATGGGCAGGACAGGGCTCCGAGGCCGCGGGAGGCTGCACTGCTTTGGGCCCAACCATGCCCTGCACCCTGTTGTGACCAG GTGGCGGAGGAATTTGGATGGGTCCATTATAAGGAAGAGCCTGAAGAAGATGCTGGAAGTCCTAGTAGCCCAGTACCCACTGTCAGATGTCTGGGCTCTGCCCGGG GGGTCCCTGGAGCCAGGTGAGACGCTGCCACTGAAGCTCAAGTGGATCCTGCGCCGGGAGTTCTGGCCCCAGTTCCAGAACTTGCTGAAACAAGGCACTGAG
- the TRPM2 gene encoding transient receptor potential cation channel subfamily M member 2 isoform X1, which yields MATRGRRTKVLPSELNKVCPERGDNPATHPRKMSDFEVVPNLQQSSSSVSKSRRKAHFPAGSNEKENLISWIPENIRKKECTYFVESSQTSDSGRIVCECGYLREQHLEDAAKPPIFLGKEWDPSRHIQEMPTDAFGDIHFTGLGQKMGKYVRVSSDTPPRVIYHLMTQHWGLDAPNLLISVTGGAKNFIMKPRLKNIFRQGLVKVAQTTGAWIITGGSHAGVMKQVGEAVRDFILSCSHKEGEIVTIGIATWGTVYNRESLICPMGGFPAEYILDEENQGSLSCLDSNHSHFILVDDGTHGRYGVEIPLRTRLEKYISEQTKVKGGVTIKIPIVCVVLEGGPGTLDTIYNAITNGTPCVIVEGSGRVADVIAQVASLPVPKITIALIQKKLSMFFHDTYELFTEGKLVEWTKKIQDIVRSRQLLTIFREGKYGQQDVDVAILQALFKASRNQDHFGRENWDHQLKLAVAWNRVDIARSEIFTDDHEWKPTDLHPVMAAALISDKPEFVKLFLEQGVRLKEFVTWDTLVYLYNNMEPSCLFHSKLQKVLLEEREHTAGSKMTRIQLHHVSQVLRELLGCSTQPLYPKPKHTDRPRLSIPVPHMKLNVQGSSLRSLYKRSANRVTFTMDPVRDLLIWAVVQNRKELAEIIWAQSQDCMAAALACSKILKELAKEEEDTDTTDGMLALAEQYEHKAIGVFTDCYRKDEERAQKLLTRVSEAWGKTTCLQLALEAKNMNFVSHGGVQAFLTKVWWGKMCVDNGLWRVITCMLFFPILYTSLITFRYFLHLGHVGTKAGWEKLPWHLSGQLSPASTPAAHREKRLQPMGCLMRLRAFFTAPVVIFHMNILSYFTFLLLFAYVLMVDFQPLPSWREYLIYFWLFSLVCEETRQLLYDPDGFGVVKMASLYFKDFWNKLDICAILVFITGLTCRLIPSTLYPGRIILSLAFIIFCLRLMHIFTVSKTLGPKIIIVKRMMKDVFFFLFLLAVWVVSFGVAKQAILIHNEERVEWLFRGVVYHSYLTIFGQIPSYIDGVNFNIDQCTPNGTDPYKPKCPETNEDSKKPIFPEWLTVILLCLYLLFTNILLLNLLIAMFNYTFQQVQEHTDQIWKFQRHDLIEEYHGRPPAPPPFILLNHLQILVQRVLLRRPAMRNKQLKEKLEKNEEAALLSWEMYLKENYLQHQQCQEKQNIEQKIRDIAQRVDVLAELLDLDRVKRTGLVEQRLVSLEDQVHQSAQALRWIMQALQGNGFGSGEDVPPVGSSKALETKEADLEGKPEDSQPPYHVLARNLLYPGSHTLRFPVPDEKVPWEVDFPLYDPPTYSADHKDMAVQDPFSPSLEFLLKINYNTMDGLIDRQSFHGLYTVQDGLPLNPMGRTGLRGRGRLHCFGPNHALHPVVTRWRRNLDGSIIRKSLKKMLEVLVAQYPLSDVWALPGGSLEPGETLPLKLKWILRREFWPQFQNLLKQGTEIHKGYLDDPRNTDNAWVETVAVSVHFDNQNDVEMKRLNSFLQGCDPELCIRWQVLDKRIPLHANHKELLHKVSTLLSAYY from the exons ATGGCCACGCGTGGCCGGCGCACCAAGGTGCTCCCCTCCGAACTGAACAAGGTGTGCCCTGAGAGAGGAGACAACCCCGCCACACACCCTAGAAAGATGAGCGACTTTGAGGTGGTCCCCAACCTCCAGCAGAGCAGTAGCAGTGTCTCGAAGAGCAGACGGAAGGCACATTTCCCCGCTGGCAGCAATGAAAAG GAAAATCTCATCTCATGGATTCCTGAAAACATACGGAAGAAAGAGTGCACCTACTTTGTTGAAAGTTCCCAGACATCAGATTCTGG GAGAATTGTGTGCGAGTGTGGCTATCTCAGGGAGCAGCACCTGGAAGATGCTGCCAAACCTCCCATCTTCCTGGGGAAGGAATGGGACCCCAGCAGGCACATCCAGGAAATGCCAACAGATGCCTTTGGTGATATCCACTTCACCGGCCTGGGACAGAAGATGGGGAAG tATGTGCGCGTCTCCTCAGATACCCCTCCACGGGTCATTTACCACCTCATGACACAGCACTGGGGCCTCGATGCACCCAACCTGCTCATCTCTGTCACCGGGGGAGCCAAAAACTTCATCATGAAGCCAAGGCTGAAGAACATCTTCCGTCAAGGGCTAGTCAAAGTGGCTCAGACCACTG GGGCCTGGATCATCACAGGGGGGTCCCACGCTGGTGTGATGAAACAGGTGGGAGAGGCAGTGCGAGACTTCATCCTGAGCTGCAGTCACAAGGAGGGCGAGATTGTCACCATTGGCATAGCTACCTGGGGGACCGTGTACAACCGGGAGAGCCTCATCTGCCCCATG GGTGGCTTTCCAGCTGAGTACATACTGGATGAGGAGAACCAAGGTAGCCTGTCATGCCTGGACAGCAACCACTCTCACTTCATCCTGGTGGACGATGGGACCCATGGGAGGTATGGGGTGGAAATCCCCCTGAGGACCAGACTGGAGAAGTACATTTCGGAGCAGACCAAGGTGAAAGGAG GCGTCACCATCAAGATCCCCATTGTGTGCGTGGTGCTGGAAGGAGGTCCAGGGACGCTTGAT ACCATCTACAATGCCATCACCAACGGGACTCCCTGTGTGATTGTGGAAGGGTCTGGGCGTGTGGCCGATGTCATTGCACAGGTGGCcagcctgcctgtgcccaaGATAACTATTGCCTTGATCCAGAAGAAGCTGAGCATGTTCTTCCATGACACCTATGAGCTCTTCACTGAGGGCAAGCTGGTGGAGTGGACGAAGAAG ATCCAAGACATAGTGCGAAGCCGGCAGCTCCTGACCATTTTCAGAGAGGGCAAATATGGCCAGCAGGATGTGGATGTGGCCATCCTCCAAGCCCTGTTCAAAG CATCCCGAAACCAGGACCACTTTGGTCGTGAGAACTGGGACCACCAGCTGAAGTTAGCTGTGGCCTGGAACAGGGTGGACATTGCTCGGAGTGAGATCTTCACGGATGACCATGAGTGGAAG CCCACAGATCTCCACCCCGTGATGGCAGCTGCCCTGATCTCCGACAAGCCAGAGTTTGTGAAGCTGTTTCTGGAGCAGGGAGTGCGTCTCAAGGAGTTTGTCACCTGGGACACCCTGGTTTACCTCTACAACAACATGGAACCATCCTGCCTGTTCCACAGCAAGCTGCAGAAAGTCCTGCTGGAGGAGAGAGAGCACACAGCTGGCTCCAAAATGACAAGAATCCAACTGCACCATGTCTCCCAGGTGCTGCGAGAGCTCCTAGGCTGCTCCACACAGCCTCTCTACCCAAAGCCCAAGCACACAGACCGGCCCCGGCTCTCCATCCCTGTCCCGCACATGAAGCTGAAT GTTCAGGGGTCAAGTCTCCGGTCCCTCTACAAGCGCTCTGCCAACCGAGTCACCTTCACCATGGACCCAGTCCGTGACCTGCTTATCTGGGCTGTGGTCCAGAACCGAAAGGAGCTGGCAGAAATCATCTGGGCCCAG AGCCAGGATTGCATGGCAGCTGCGCTGGCCTGCAGCAAAATCCTGAAGGAGCTTgccaaggaggaggaagacactGACACCACCGATGGCATGCTGGCCCTGGCCGAGCAGTATGAGCACAAGGCAATTG GCGTGTTCACAGACTGCTACCGCAAGGATGAAGAGAGAGCCCAGAAGCTCCTCACTCGTGTCTCTGAGGCCTGGGGGAAGACAACCTGTCTACAGCTGGCATTGGAGGCCAAGAACATGAATTTTGTGTCCCATGGGGGTGTCCAG gCCTTTCTAACCAAAGTCTGGTGGGGGAAGATGTGCGTGGACAATGGACTTTGGCGGGTGATCACATGCATGCTGTTCTTCCCAATTCTGTACACCAGCCTCATTACCTTCAGGTACTTCTTGCATCTGGGGCACGTGGGCACCAAGGCTGGCTGGGAGAAGCTGCCGTggcatctctctgggcagctgaGCCCTGCTTCCACCCCTGCTGCCCACAGGGAGAAGAGGCTGCAGCCCATGGGCTGCCTGATGCGCCTCCGAGCCTTCTTCACAGCACCTGTTGTCATCTTCCACATGAACATCCTCTCTTACTTcaccttccttctgctttttgccTACGTCCTGATGGTTGACTTCCAGCCATTGCCATCCTGGCGGGAGTACCTCATCTACTTCTGGCTCTTTTCCCTGGTGTGCGAGGAGACCCGCCAG CTCTTGTATGATCCAGATGGGTTTGGGGTTGTGAAAATGGCTTCCCTGTACTTCAAGGACTTCTGGAATAAGTTGGATATCTGCGCCATCCTAGTCTTTATCACAGGGCTGACTTGCAG GCTGATACCGTCAACTTTATATCCCGGGCGCATCATACTGTCACTGGCTTTTATAATTTTCTGCCTGCGTCTGATGCACATTTTCACAGTCAGTAAAACTCTGGGGCCCAAGATCATCATTGTGAAGCGCATG ATGAAAGAtgtcttcttcttcctcttcctgctaGCAGTGTGGGTGGTGTCCTTTGGGGTTGCCAAGCAGGCCATCCTGATCCACAATGAGGAACGTGTGGAGTGGCTTTTCCGTGGCGTGGTCTACCACTCCTACCTGACCATCTTCGGGCAGATTCCCTCCTACATTGATG GGGTTAACTTCAACATTGACCAGTGTACCCCTAATGGAACTGACCCCTACAAGCCCAAGTGTCCAGAGACAAATGAGGACAGCAAGAAACCCATCTTCCCAGAGTGGCTGACAGTCATCTTACTGTGCCTGTACCTGCTCTTCACCAACATCCTCCTCCTCAACCTCCTTATTGCCATGTTCAA CTATACCTTCCAGCAGGTCCAGGAGCACACGGACCAGATCTGGAAGTTCCAGCGGCACGATCTGATTGAGGAGTACCACGGCCGCCCTCCCGCACCTCCACCCTTCATCCTCCTCAATCACCTGCAGATCCTGGTCCAGCGAGTCTTGCTCCGCAGGCCTGCCATGCGCAACAAACAGCTCA aagagaagctggaaaagaatgaagaagCTGCCCTCCTCTCTTGGGAGATGTACCTGAAGGAGAACTACCTGCAGCaccagcaatgccaggagaagcAGAACATAGAGCAGAAAATACGAGATATTGCACAGAG AGTTGATGtactggcagagctgctggactTGGACCGGGTGAAGAGGACAGGGCTGGTGGAGCAGAGGCTGGTCTCTCTGGAAGACCAG GTGCATCAGAGTGCCCAGGCCCTGAGGTGGATAATGCAGGCGCTGCAGGGCAATGGCTTCGGCTCAGGGGAGGATGTGCCACCTGTGG GCTCCAGCAAAGCCTTGGAGACGAAGGAGGCTGACCTGGAGGGGAAACCTGAAGATAGCCAGCCCCCATATCATGTGCTTGCCCGAAACCTTCTGTACCCAGGGTCTCACACCCTCCGCTTCCCTGTGCCAGATGAGAAGGTGCCCTGGGAG gtgGACTTCCCACTCTACGACCCTCCCACCTACTCAGCTGACCACAAGGACATGGCTGTGCAGGACCCGTTCAGCCC ctccttGGAGTTTCTCCTGAAGATCAACTACAACACCATGGATGGGCTGATTGACCGGCAGAGCTTCCATGGCCTCTACACTGTGCAGGATGGGCTGCCACT GAACCCCATGGGCAGGACAGGGCTCCGAGGCCGCGGGAGGCTGCACTGCTTTGGGCCCAACCATGCCCTGCACCCTGTTGTGACCAG GTGGCGGAGGAATTTGGATGGGTCCATTATAAGGAAGAGCCTGAAGAAGATGCTGGAAGTCCTAGTAGCCCAGTACCCACTGTCAGATGTCTGGGCTCTGCCCGGG GGGTCCCTGGAGCCAGGTGAGACGCTGCCACTGAAGCTCAAGTGGATCCTGCGCCGGGAGTTCTGGCCCCAGTTCCAGAACTTGCTGAAACAAGGCACTGAG